The Benincasa hispida cultivar B227 chromosome 9, ASM972705v1, whole genome shotgun sequence genome has a segment encoding these proteins:
- the LOC120085132 gene encoding uncharacterized protein LOC120085132 yields MDSSGPKALDSDTPSPSPSSSSSSNYGDWKERIFFPTLLAGFVGGGAGLVSKYRKVHGLANISATYATNLSIVAGCYCGAREFVRVSRRSEPDDLMNSAIAGFGTGALLGRLQGGQLGSVRYSLIFTVVGTTVDYATLKLKPVLRSYKESIFEESSSWMKLPEWSPIKVLDEEALAAKQAREQQLYAQRALGQLNKKDP; encoded by the exons ATGGATTCATCCGGTCCAAAAGCCCTAGATTCTGACactccttctccttctccttcttcttcttcttcttcaaactaTGGCGATTGGAAGGAACGTATCTTCTTTCCCACTCTTCTCGCAG GGTTTGTTGGGGGAGGAGCTGGGTTAGTGTCCAAGTATAGGAAAGTTCATGGCCTTGCTAATATTTCTGCGACTTATGCTACAAATTTGTCCATTGTCGCTGGTTGCTACTGCG GTGCACGTGAGTTTGTTAGAGTTTCTCGAAGGTCAGAACCTGATGATCTTATGAACTCTGCAATAGCAGGTTTTGGAACTGGAGCTCTTCTTGGACGCCTTCAAG GTGGTCAGCTCGGCTCTGTTCGATACTCGTTAATCTTCACCGTTGTTGGGACAACAGTAGATTATGCGACACTTAAGCTAAAACCTGTTTTAAGAAGCTACAAAGAATCGATATTTGAAGAAAGTAGTAGTTGGATGAAATTGCCAGAATGGTCCCCTATTAAAGTTCTTGATGAGGAAGCTTTAGCTGCTAAACAAGCTCGTGAGCAACAGCTCTACGCACAGAGGGCACTTGGGCAATTAAACAAAAAGGATCCTTGA